In the genome of Mycobacterium sp. 3519A, the window ACCGCGTGGCCAACATCAAGTCGCAGGAAAAGCGCAATCGCACCAACGAGCGCCGCAGACTGCGCAACAAGTCGGTGAAGTCGTCGCTTCACACGGCGGTCCGGGGTTTCCGCGAGGCCATCGAGGCGGGCGACAAGGAGAAGGCCGGCGAGTTGCTGGTGGCGACCAGCCGCAAGCTGGACAAGGCCGCCAGCAAGGGCGTCATCCACAAGAACCAGGCGGCCAACCGCAAGTCGGCGCTGGCCCGCGCGCTCAACAAGATCTGATTTGGTCCGCCGCTAGTCGGCGGCCAACTCGGCGACCTTCCTGACCGCCGCCTCCAGCGCGTAGTCGGCGTCCGCCGCCGCGCCCTTGACGTCGGCGTTCAACGCCGCGACCAACTGCATGGCCTCGGCGATCGAACTGCGCGACCACCGTCGCGCCTGCCTCTGCACCTTCTGCACCCGCTTCGGCGGCATGCCCAGCTCGGAGGCCAGCCGGTACGGGTCGCCGGACAGCGGCGCCACCTTGGCGATGGTGTGCACCGCCTCGGCCAGTGCGTCGGCGAGCACCACCTGCGGTTCACCGCTCATCATCGCCCAGCGCAGCGCTTCGGCCGCACCGGCGACGTCGCCGACGACGGCCTTGTCGGCGATGTCCCAGCCCTTCACCTCCGCCTTCCGCGAGTGGTAGCGACGCACCGCGGCCGCGTCGATCTGGCCGGCGGTGTCGGCGACCAATTGCGAACAGGCGGAAGCTAATTCGCGGATATCGGAGCCGACGGCGTCGACGAGAGCGGTGACGGTGTCGTCGCTGACCTTGACCCTCAGCGCACGGAACTCGTTTCGCACGAAGTCGACGCGCTCGTTCGGCCACTTGATCTTGTCGCATGGATGTACTTGAGCGCCAAGCTTTTTCAGCTGATCCGCCAGCGCTTTCGCACGCCCGCCACCGGAATGCACGACGACCAGCATGGTGCCTGGCGGCAGGTCAGAAGCGGTGCCTGCGATCAGCGCGACCGCCTCCTTACCCGCCTCGGCAGCCGACTCGAGGACGACGACCCGCTCGTCGGCGAACAGCGACGGGCTGAGCAGTTCGGCCAGCTCGCTGGTGCTGCCCTCGCCCGCCCGCAGCCGATCCACCGGGACGTCCTCGGTCCCCGCCTGCTTGCGTGCCTGCCGCAGCACGGCGGTGACCGCCCGCTCGACGAGAAGCTCTTCCTCACCCAACACCAGATGCAGGCCCGCGACCGGTTCGCTCACCTCGCAATCGTGTCATGTCCGGCCGACAGCGCCCGACACCGTCCACGCCAACACGCACACCGCGGCCAGCCCCGCGCCGACGCGCATCCATCGCCACCGCCACAGCACCACCGCCGCGACACCGGCGGCGGCGACGCACAGCACCCCAGGCAGCCCCGACGGCACATCGACCGCCGCGCCAGGAACGCCAGACGCCCAGTGCGCGACCCGCAGCAGCCACCACAGCTGCGGGCCAGTGAACCGGATCAGTAGTTGCGCCCCGGCCGGCCACAGCGGACACAGTGCCGCGGCGGCCGTGCCGACGACCGTGATCGGTGGGATCACCGCGGCGACAGCCAGGTTGGCGGCCACCGACACCACGCTGAATGTGCCCGACATGCCCGCCACCAGCGGCGCGGTGACAAGCTGAGCGGCGACGGCCACGCTGACCGCGTCGGCCAGCGGCTTCGGCCAGCCCCGCGCGACCAGGCGCCGCGACCACGTCGGTGCGATGACGACCAGCGCCGCCGTCGCCGACACCGACAACGCGAATCCGACGTCGACGGCCAACTCGGGCGCGGCAATCATCAGCATCAGCACACTGGCCGACAGCACAGGAATGGCCTGCCTGCGCCGGTGCGACACCACCGCCAATAGCGTGATCGCGCCCATCACCGCGGCCCGCAGCACGCTGGCCGACGGCTGCACGACGATCACGAACGCGACCAAGGCCAGCGCGGCCAGCGCGACCGCGAGCCTGGGCCCGAACACCGCGGCGGTCATCAACACCGCACCGCAGACGATGGTCACGTTCGCCCCGGACACGGCGGTCAGGTGCGTCAGCCCCGACGCCCGGAACTCCGCGGTGGTCTGCGCGCTGAGCGTCGACGTGTCGCCCAGCACCAATGCCGGCAGCATCGCCGCCTGATCCGCGGGCAACACGAGGCGCGCGGCGTCGGCGAACCCGGCGCGGATCCCGTCCGCGACCCTGTCAATCGGCGCGGCCTCGCCCAGTCGCGGTTCACCGGTCGACGACAGCACCGCCACCGACAGGTCGCGCCGAGTCGGCCTGCCGATGCGGGCCCGAAAACTCGCAGGCCGCCCGGCGGTCAGTTCGGCGAAATCTGAGGTGCTGGCGAAAACCACGACCCTGCCGGGCATTTCGACGGCTCCGACCCGTCGCAGCGATCCACGGAACATCATCCGCGCGCCGCCGAGTGAGCGAGGTGTTTCGCTGGGCGTCACGACGACGGCGGCGACCGTGCCGTACCGCTCGGTGATCGGATGGTGGTGAAGTTCGTTGACCCGCATGCCGATCGCAATAGCGAAGCCCGCGCCGACGACGGCAACGGCGACCGTTCCGGCCGCGATTCCACTGCGGACCTGCGCTGTGCGGCGCCCACTACCCCACCGCCCCGCCACGACCGTCGCGGCCACCGCGACGGCCACCACAACGAGTGCAGCGCGGCCGCCCCAGAGGATCCCGGCAGCGGTGACCGCCCAGCCGGTGAGCGCCGCGGGAACCAGCCGCAGGTCCAGCCGCGCGGCGTCGGCGTCCGGCGACGTCACACACGGACATGGGCGCGCAGCTTCTCCAGCCGCGCAGGTCCGATACCGTCCACATCGCCGAGTTGGTCGATGCTGGTGAACCGCCCGTTGGCGTCACGCCAGGCGATGATCGCGGCGGCTGTCACGGGACCGACGCCCGGTAGCGCGTCGAGTTGCTCCACCGTCGCGGTGTTCAGATCGACCAAACCGGTTGAGCCCGAATCGTTTCCGGTGGTCGGTGGGGCATCTGGGGCGTCCGTCGGAGCGGCGGGCACGGGTCCTGAGCTGATCGAACTTCCCATCTGCGCCGGCTGACCGGGCGGCCCGGTGATCCCGACGATGACCTGTTCCCCGTCGGTCACGCGCCGGGCCATGTTGAGCCCGATCAGATCGGCGCCGTCCAACGCCCCACCCGCCGCCGTGAGCGCGTCGGCGATGCGGGCGCCGGGCGCCAACGTGACGAGCCCCGGCTTGTGCACAAGACCCACCACGCTGACGATCACGGGTCCGGAAGCGTCAGACGGGGCCGCCCCCGGCGTCGGCTTGGCCGACGAAACCATTTCCACCGGAGGCAATTTCGCCGACGCCACCGCCGGTGTCCTATCGCGCACCACAGCGAAGACGGTCACCAGCACAGCGATGACACCGACGGCGGCCAGCGCGATGACACCTGCGCGGCCGGGGTCGGCCCGCACGGTGGCGATCCAGCCCGGCCCGCCATGGGGTTTTGCGGTATCGGGCAGCCATCGGGACAGCGACGTGTCCGGCTCTGCGTCGCCGTCGGCGGGTGATTCGGTTTCACCGCCGAGCCGGCGCGCAAGCCGCTCGACGGGCAATTCGGTTCGCATGCCGTCAAAGTAGGCGCGTCGGCGGACACGCCCGCCCGCACCCAACCGATGGCAACGCGCCCTGTGGATGAAATCCCGGGTGTGGATAACTGTGTTGTCTACAGTGATTTGCCATGGATCGTCGCGTCCCGATGATCGCTGGTATCGCGTTTGCGGTCCTGTTCGCCGCCGCGCTGTTCGTGGTTCCGGCGCTGCCGGGGATCGACCAGCCCGGCTACGACATCGTCGCGTTCGTCACCGCGAATTCCGGTGCGCTGCGGATGCAGGCCCTGCTGGTGGCCTTCGGCAGCCTGGCTTTGGTCGTGGTGCTCGGCTACGCCCGGGACAAGCTCACCGGGCCGCAGGCGTATGTGTTCACCATAGGCTCCGCGGTCGTGTTGGTCCAGGTGCTCATCGGGATGTGGTTCACGGCGGGTTTGGCGCTGCATCCGGCCCAACTCGGCTCCGCGACAGCACGCACCATCGCCGACGTCGTCGCGATGTTCGGGCCGATGCTCACCGTCGCCGACATCATGGTTGCGGTACCAATCCTGTTGGCCGCCAACGAAGATCGCTTCCCGCGCTGGCTCGGCATCCTGGCCGCGGTGTTCGCTGTCGAGCAGCTGATCGAAACGATCACGATCATCGGCCCGCCAGCCAGTTTCATCTCACCCGGCGGCTCGATGAACCTCTATTTGGGCGGTCCGCTGTTCGTCGTCTTCTTCCTCGCGCTCGGCGTCGCGTTGTCGGGGGAATCCACCGATGAGCCGTTGTCCACCACCGGAATTGACCGCCAGTGCGAGGAAGAGTGATGACCGTTAGTGGTGACCCCGACTGTGCGACTGCCGGTGGCTGGCCGAGTGGTCGGTGCCGGTCCTGGCATGAGACGTCGGCTTCTTCGCTGACGCCGTGCTCTCGGCCTTTATAGCGCTACTGGACGACTTCTTGGCCGCTACCGGCGACGTCGTCGTGTCCGGCGCTTTGGCATCACTCTTCTTGGCGGTCGTCGTCGGCGCGGTGGAAACCGAGGCGTGCAGCAGATTGCCGATGTTCTTCGCGGCGGTGTCCACCGCCGCCACCACGGGTGCTGCGGCGGTCGCGGCCACCTCGCGCGCCTGCGCCACACCTGCGGCCAGCGCGGTCGCGGGATCACCGGTTTTCGCCAGGTGCTGCGCCGAGGCGTCCGCGATCTGCACCGCACCGGAGAGCAGCAACTCACCGGCTTGGAACGCCACCGCAGTCGTCACGTCGATGGCGCTGACCGAAAGAACCTGGAACATGCTCGTGGCACCGGTCGGCGTCGTCGGGGTACCGACGGGCTGAACGAGCGCGTTGAGGATGTTGCTGCGCGCGGTCTGCACGGCGGCAAGGAACTGCCCCGGCGAGGCGGCCGCCGCCGTGGCGACGTTGAAGCCCTCGACGACGGCGACGTCGAGGGCGTGAAAGGCCTTCGGCACCACCAGGAACACGTCGTTGTTGATCAACGGTGTCACGGCCGCATTCGCCGGTCCGGTCACCGACGCCGCGGCAGCGCCGATCGCCTGCAGCGGCGAACCCGTCGACGCGAGCGAACCCAGGAACGCCGCAGGAGCTTCCAGCGCGCCCAGCGGCACGGTGATCGCGCCCTGGAGTGCGAACGGACAGATGAGACTGCAGTAGTGAAGCTGATTGCCGATGAACGCCAGCGGTATTGAGCCGAGCGCCGGTGCGGTGGCGGCGGTCAGCTGCACATCGCGGGCATGCGGTGACTGGTGCTGCGCAGGCGGGGCGATCGGCGACACGGTCAGTGCGCCGACGACGGCGGCGCCGGCAAGGACAGTTGAGCGCAATGGCATAGGCACTCCCTTGACACGGGCACCACTGTCGCAAAGTTCGAGCTTCGTCGAATCAATCGCATTAGGATTTCCTGAATGGACGGCGTGCACGACCTGGGCGGCCTCGACGGGTTCGGCCCGGTTCCGCACGTGGTGTCCGAGCCGTACTTCGCCGAGGACTGGGAGCGGCGTGTCTTCCGGCTGATGATCGGCTGGATCGCGGCGCAGAACGTGCCCGGCGGACGGTTCCGGCACTCGATCGAACGGATGGCGCCCGAGCACTATCTGTCCGCGCCGTATTACGAACGCTGGCTCACCGGCGCCGCCACGATGGCCGTCGAGGCGGGCGTCACGACGCCCGACGAAGTCGACCGCCGGGCTGGCGGCCGCTTCCCGCTGTCCAATCCGGATCGCGGGGTGCTGCCCGACGACCTCACCCCACGTACCACCCCGCGCTACGCCGTCGGTGACGAAGTTCGCGTCCGAGCGTGGCATCCGCCGGGACACACCCGCGCGCCGCGCTACGTACAGGGCAGAACGGGCACCGTCGTCCGCGTCGACGGGGCGCACGCCATCGACGACATCGCGGCCCACGGCGGCGGCGACGTCGCGGACCCGCTCTACGCCGTGCGCTTCACGTCCCGCGAACTGTGGGGCGAGGCCGGCGCCGACGGCGAAGTGATGTGCGTGAATCTGTTCGAGCGCTACCTGGAGGATCTCCGATGACCGCGGACCACCACCACCCCGCTGCGATGGCTCCCGTCGAGGCCCGGGTGGCCGCGATCGAGTCGGTGTTGGTGGAGCAGGGCATCCTCGACCTCGAGGAGCTCGATCAGATCATCACGCATTTCGAGGACAACCTGGGCCCGATGAACGGGGCGAAGGTGGTCGCCCGCGCATGGTCGGATCCCGACTACAAGCAGCGCCTACTCGCCGACGGCACCGCTGCGGTCAGGGAATTCGGGTTCGAGGGTCCGGAAGGCAACTTCGTGGTGGCCGTGGAGAACACCCCGCAGGTGCACAACCTCGTGGTGTGCACCCTGTGTTCGTGTTACCCGTGGCCGATCCTGGGATTGCCGCCGAAGTGGTACAAATCGTTTGCCTACCGGTCACGCGCGGTCCGCGAACCGCGCAAGCTGCTCGCCGAGATGGGCACGGACATACCCGCCGACGTCGAGATCCGGGTGTGGGACTCCAGCGCCGAGGCGCGCTACCTCGTCGTGCCGATGCGCCCGGCGGGCACCGACGACATGTCCGAAGAACAACTCGCCGGGCTCGTCACCCGCGACTCGATGATCGGTGTGCAGCGGCTGTGACCGACGGGCTACACGACGCGTCGTTGCCCCGGGACAACGGCGAGCTGGTCTTCGAAGCGCCTTGGCAGGCACGCGCTTTGGCGATAGCGGTGGCGTTGGTGGACAAGCTCGGGGTGCCGTGGGACGAATTTCGCCGACGGCTGATGGCCGAGATCGCCGCCGAACCGGACCGCCCCTATTACGAAAGCTGGGGGGCCGCACTGGAATCCATGGTGGTCGAGCTGGAGCTGACAACCCCCGCCGCACTCGACGCCGCCACCCCGACGGAGCGCGCACCGCTCTAGGTCATTGGGAGTGCGCGGCCAGCAGCACGATCCGCGGGCCAGCGACGTCGTCGGTGACGACGTAGGTGACTGTCGGGCAGTCGATCTCGTCGCCGTCGGCGTTGCGACGTGACAGCGTCGCCCGGTACACCGCCGACGTCGCATTGAGCATGGTGACTTCCGACTGCAGCACCTGGCTGTGGTGGAAGCCGAGGGCCCGCAGCCCGTCGAGTTGACTCTGCATGACCGCCGCCGCTTCGTCGTCGGTCATCAGCGTGACGACACCCTCGTCGGTCGTGATGACCATCGGCACCCCGAAATGACCCAGCAACGAAGCCATGTCGCCGTCGCCGCGCGCACAAGCCGCGAAACTGCTCAGATATTCGTCGATCCAACGGCCAACCGCGTCGGCGTCAAGGGGCATTCGGTGATCATGCCCGAAACGTCGGCGTCGGCTAGACGTTTTCGCGACGGCCCACCGGCGGGTTGAGGTCGATGCCGCGGGCGTCGTCGGGCACCTTCGGCGCCGTCAACTCGGGGGTCTCGCCGTCGGCGTCCTCGCGGTCAGGCGTCGACCGTTCCAGGAAGCGCAGCAACTCGACCGGGAAGGGCAGGATCAGCGTGGAGTTCTTCTCAGCGGCCACCTCGACCACCGTCTGCAGCAGGCGAAGCTGCAGGGCGGCCGGTTCGTCGGACATCACCGCGGCGGCCTGAGACAGCTTCTCGGACGCCTGCAGTTCGCCGTCGGCGGTGATGACGCGGGCGCGTCGTTCCCGCTCCGCTTCGGCCTGGCGGGCGATCGAGCGTTTCATCGAGTCGGGCAGCACCACGTCCTTGATCTCGACGCGGTCCAGGTGGATGCCCCAGCCCAGCGCCGGGCTGTCGATCAGCAACTCCAGGCCCTGGTTGAGCCGTTCCCGGTTGGACAGCAGGTCGTCGAGGTTGCTCTTGCCGATGATCGACCGCAACGACGTCTGCGCCACCTGACCGATGGCCGACATGTAGTCCTGCACGTCGACCGCCGCGCGCACCGGGTCGTGCACCTGGAAGTAGATGACGGCGTCCACCCGCACGGTCACGTTGTCGCGGGTGATGCCGTCCTGCGCGGGCACGGGCAGCGTGATGATCTGCATGTTCACCTTCTGCAGCCGATCCGCGAACGGGATCAGCCAGGTCAATCCCGGTTGGCGGACCCGGCTCTGCACCCGCCCGAAGCGGTAGACGACGCCGCGTTCGAACTGCTTGATCACCCGGATGTTCTGCACCGCGAGCCAGAGCGCTCCCAGACCGGCGACCCCGGCCAGCGACAAGGTGTAGAGGATGCTCATGGGTGTCCTCCTCGACGGACCCTATGAACCGAGTGTGCTCCCCCAACCGTCGCTTCGCCAGCACACCCAATCGATCTCGACGAGGGCGCCGACCGCCAGCCCGGTGACCCCGACGCAGGTGCGCGACGGCAACCGGTCACCGAACCAGGCCGCGTAGGCGGTGTTGAACGCGGCGTAGTCATTCCAGTCGAGCAGGAAGGCGCGCACCGAGACGACGTCGGCGAGTCCCCCGCCGCACAGTTCGGTGACCCGCAGCAGGTTTCTGAGCACTTGATCGGTCTGGATCGCGACGTAGTCGCCGACCACGGCGCCGGTCACGTCGGTCGGCATCTGGCCGGTGACGTACAACGTCTGACCGGCGGCGGTGGCATGAGCGAACGGGGCGACCGCCGGGGGCACGCCGTCGGCGGGAGTGAACGTGAATGACTGAATTCCGTTGTCGCTCATGCCGAAACTGTAGACCAGCGCGGAAAGCACCGTTTGTCGATCCGGCAGTGCACACCCTGACGCTGGTCGACCACCTGTGTGACGGTGAAATCGGCGGCCACCGACAGGAACGAGTAGGCGTCGGGCCGCGAAAGTCCGAAATGGGATTGCAGGATGCTGTGTGTCCGCAGGGCGGCGGCCTTCATCGCCTCATCCAGCGAGTCGCCGAACCCGTGCACCAACAACTCGGTCGCGGTTTCCAGCACCGGCACGGTGAAGGGCAGGTCACGGCGAATCGTCAAGCGCAGCAACCCATTCAGCGACGCCTCCAGCGCCGTCCCGCTGATCTCACCGTCGCCCTGGGAGACGTGCGGATCGCCTACCGACAGCAGGGCCCCGGCCACCTGCACCGGGTAGTACATCGTCCCGCCCGCCCCGATGCGCCAGTTATCGACGTTGCCGCCGTGATCCCCCGGCGGTACCGACGACACCCGCTCGGGGGCGGCCGGTGCGACGCCCATGGTGCCGAAGTGCGGCCGCAGGGGCACGACCACGCCGGGCAGCGCGGGCTGACGAGCGTCGTTATCGGGGCTGACGATCGTGCCGGGCTCGTTGGCCAGTGGCGTCGCGGTCCAGTCGTAGCCGAACACCGCCCGGCCGACACCGGCGGCGACGTCGAGTTCGTAGACGGTGACACGTTCGACCGGCATCTCGTCGTATAGGAAGCCCCAGTGGGCCGCGAGGTTCGACCCGTACGGCAGCCGGGGCGTGGCCTGCAGGATGTCGACCTGCAGCACGTCACCGGGGCGGGCGCCGTCGACGGCGATCGGGCCGGTCAGCAGGTGGGGTCCCGGGCCGCGGTCGATCACGCGGTCGAAGACCTCGGCGATGCCCGCGTCCATCAGCAGATCGGGTGCATCGCCGGCGTGATTGGTCAGCGTCTCGATGGCCACCAGATCGCCCGGCGCGACGGTGAGCACCGGTTCCAGCCGGGGGTCGAAGTAGCCCCAGTGCACCGTCGACGGCGTCGCGGGCAACCGGTGAACGGTGGTGGAGGCGGCGGGGCTGAGCACCATCGGACGATCATGTCAGCGATCAGCGATGGCGTCCTGTCGAGAGGCACACCCGTCAACAGGTTTGTTACTGCCAAACGTCAATCAAATTCTGCCAATGGAATTAAACCTGTGATCTTGACAGTTGAAGTGTTCAGCTGCAGCGAACCGACACAAGTGAAGAAGCACCAAAAGATGAGGGCACAATCACAATGAGGAAGCTCGGATTAACCGTAATCGCGGGCGCTTTGACCGCCGCAACTCTTGGCCTGGCCGCACCGGCCGGCGCGGCGCCGACAGGCCCCGGCAGCGCCCAGGACACCATCAACAAATTGCAGGCCGACGGCTACAACGTGATCGTCAACCGGGTGGGTGGAACCCCGCTCGATCAGGCCACCGTGATCGCGGTGCGGCCCGGTCAGACCTACAGCCGCACTGATTCCGGAACCCCCGGTGACAGTCTCGAAACGACCATCACCGGTAAGACGGTCTACGTCGACGTGAGGTAGATCGCCCAAAACGCAAGGGGCACCCCCACAAGGGGTGCCCCTTCGTTATTTCGGGCGTTCGAATGTCGCGTCGGTCGTGGCTCGCTTGTCCTACCACTCGCGGATCGAGCAGAGCGCACCTTTGGAGCCGTCGTCCGAGTCGACCAGAACTCCGTCGACTTCCAGTTGGCAATGAAACACCGCCTGCGTCGGACCGCTGGTAGCCGCGACCATCGCCCACTGATCCGGATCGGCAAGGACGACATCAAGTACCCACGCCTTTTGCGGGCCGATGTCGGCCTGCACCTTCGGGCTGAAGACGTATGGGTTGTGACTGTAGTCGGCCCAAGTCGGTGGATCAGTATCGCGGTAGTAGATGTCGGCAAGCACCGGGTTTTGCGCGGAGACTGTGTATCTCACGCGATGACGAACAGTTTCGTCGGCCTGCGCCTGGGCTGCGGTGGACACAGCTGCTATCACTGCGAGGGCCACCGCACGGACGCCGTTTCTACTCATCGCCCCTGACCCATCTGCTGGCGCCCCCGGCGGACACGCAACTGAGGAACAGGCCGTCCGGCGCCTGCGCAACACCGTTCTCGTAGCCGGCGCAAGACGAGTTCTCCTCCTTGACGCCCCACATTGACGGCGAGCGAAAATATCTGGGTTCGTAGCGGCGTGGTGATCCGCAAAACACCAGCCTGCCCCACGAGGTGGTACCGAACACATAGTGCGAGGTGTCGTTACACGGTGCACCGAGGACGACGCCCGGAGTCAAACCGGGAGCGCACGATGGGTCGTCGCACGCGGCCGTGTCTGCCGAAGCTGCCGCTGGTTGTATCAGGCTGGCGGCGAGCAGGCCAACAGCAATTGCCCGGGTTTCTCGCATCATCTCACTCTCGCAGGACATTTCAGTGCTTCTATGCGCTGTCCCGCTCAGTGGGCAATGCGCCAACCAGTGCAGTTCGGCGACTCTAGCGTCGGCAGATGCGCTTATCCGGAGTTGTCGTGTGCGCCGTCGCTGCGCTCGCGGCCACGACAATCCCCTTGCAGGCTCACGCCTCCGATGACGACTGGGGCCTCAACGGCAGTTATCTCGCCACATCGAACGGCGAATGGGCGAAAACCAATGAGCGATTCCAGGACGAGGCGAGCATCCGCAGCACATGGACGATCACCACACAATGCAGCTACCCCACAGAGTGCACCGGGACAGTGTCCAGCGACTTCGGCTGGAGTGCACCGATTTACCAGACGGGTGGCGTCTGGTACGTCAAACGAATGGTGGACAACTGGGAGCCCTGTCCTGACGGCACCGCAGCGTCCGGGTTGCAGGTGTTCCGATTCGCCCCGACGACACCGGACGGCAGCCAGATCGACCCGACGGCCACGACATTGGTAGGCGAAGACCAAACGACGGGGCAGGGTGGCGCCTGCGGCATCAACAAACCACTCTTCATCAACATGCCGTTCAAGCTCGTCAAGATGGGTTCCTGAGCGCGCGCGGCGCGCTCGCTCACTTGGGCAGGAGATCCTCCCACGACCGTGTCCCGGCGGGCGTCACGAGATCGGACTGGCGGTACACGTTCCCGTCGGGAGTTGCGTACTGACCTGTTTGTGGGTCATACGTCGCGAACGCGACCGACGGACCCGCAGATCCATTGGTAGAGAACGCACTCGGTGCAGTGGCCGCGGCCGGCTCTTGGGGCGGAGCCGACGGCGGCAGCGGGGTGCCTTCCACCGGCCCGTGGATCTGATCGTCGAAGTCCACCCGGTCGTCGGGCGGAATACCCTGCGCGATCAGATTGGGATCGATCGGATACGGGCCGAGCACATGCTGTCGCATCGCCAACGGTTCGAATGGCTGGTCGCTGTCGCAGATTTCGACAGTCGGCGCGCGCTTACCCGGCTTTCCCATGCACGGATAGTTGCGTGCACCGCGAACACCGATGGGCGAATCCTGGGGGAGCTTGCAGTACAGGCCATCAGGGGTGTCTATGTCCGACAGGTCGGCGGGTGACCGCCACGACGATGGCGGCAGGAAGCCGACCGTGCAAGCCGGCGGATCATTCATCGACATGGTGAAGTCCCCCATCGCCATACCGGTCGGGTTGTTCCTGGCCACACCAACTGTCTGCGTCGCGGCGACGTACGGCGGTAACAGCACGAGGAGTTGTTCCAGCGAAGCGTGGTAGGTGACGCCCACCCGACCGATGGTCGTCAAGTTGGCCAGCAGTACCGGCAAAGTGGGCTTGACCTGGGCCATCAACCGCGAAGCCTCGTCGGCCGCCGCCGGCCCGTTGTCCAGCAGGGTCCGCACCTGCGGATCGTTCGTCACTGCCTGCTCGGTGATCCCCGCCAGGCTGCGCGCCCAGGTGCGAATCTGGTCGGCGGACGCCTGCTGCCCTTCGAGGAGCGGCCTGCTGTCCTCGATGAGTGACCGCGACTGATCGCCGACGCCGTTCACATCACCGATCAGCGTCGACGACGAATCGATCAGCGATCCGATGTCGAACCCAGACCCGTTGAGTCCCTTGAACGATTCGTCGAGCAGTGTGCTGATCTTTTCCTTCGGGACGCTGTCGATCAGGGCACTGACCTGATCGAGCATCGGGCCGACGGCCTGCGGGATCGACGTGTTCTCCTTGGGAATCACCGAACCGTCTCGCAGGTAGCTACCGGACGTGCCGTCCCCGGTGTTCCTGGGTCGCAAATCCACATACTGCTCCCCGACCGCGGACACACTTCGGACGTCGGCCTGCACATCGGCAGGGATATTGCGGGACGTGCCCAGCGACAATGTTGCGACCGCGCCATCGCGGGTGGGGCTCACGTCGGTGACCTTGCCGATCTCCACACCGCGGTATGTCACGTTGGAAAACCGGTAAAGCCC includes:
- a CDS encoding MCE family protein, whose translation is MLTRFVRNQLIIFTVASVIGVFVMIMVYIQAPTLLGIGRMTVKLELPGTGGLYRFSNVTYRGVEIGKVTDVSPTRDGAVATLSLGTSRNIPADVQADVRSVSAVGEQYVDLRPRNTGDGTSGSYLRDGSVIPKENTSIPQAVGPMLDQVSALIDSVPKEKISTLLDESFKGLNGSGFDIGSLIDSSSTLIGDVNGVGDQSRSLIEDSRPLLEGQQASADQIRTWARSLAGITEQAVTNDPQVRTLLDNGPAAADEASRLMAQVKPTLPVLLANLTTIGRVGVTYHASLEQLLVLLPPYVAATQTVGVARNNPTGMAMGDFTMSMNDPPACTVGFLPPSSWRSPADLSDIDTPDGLYCKLPQDSPIGVRGARNYPCMGKPGKRAPTVEICDSDQPFEPLAMRQHVLGPYPIDPNLIAQGIPPDDRVDFDDQIHGPVEGTPLPPSAPPQEPAAATAPSAFSTNGSAGPSVAFATYDPQTGQYATPDGNVYRQSDLVTPAGTRSWEDLLPK
- a CDS encoding acetamidase/formamidase family protein, coding for MVLSPAASTTVHRLPATPSTVHWGYFDPRLEPVLTVAPGDLVAIETLTNHAGDAPDLLMDAGIAEVFDRVIDRGPGPHLLTGPIAVDGARPGDVLQVDILQATPRLPYGSNLAAHWGFLYDEMPVERVTVYELDVAAGVGRAVFGYDWTATPLANEPGTIVSPDNDARQPALPGVVVPLRPHFGTMGVAPAAPERVSSVPPGDHGGNVDNWRIGAGGTMYYPVQVAGALLSVGDPHVSQGDGEISGTALEASLNGLLRLTIRRDLPFTVPVLETATELLVHGFGDSLDEAMKAAALRTHSILQSHFGLSRPDAYSFLSVAADFTVTQVVDQRQGVHCRIDKRCFPRWSTVSA